Proteins co-encoded in one Plasmodium reichenowi strain SY57 chromosome 10, whole genome shotgun sequence genomic window:
- a CDS encoding zinc finger C-x8-C-x5-C-x3-H type, putative has translation MLYKMNVSSDIKYQFSKTKICKHFLEQKCLNTHNCNYAHVLGELRPLPNLMNTKLCKSYKKNIPCTNPNCTYAHKVENLQPTTDMSTYKTSLCYFWKRKKCMNEEKCRFAHGIEEIRPLKVRTQKDIHIKQKDDNNNNNNNNNNNNNNNNNYNNNNNNNNSSSSSSNVDGFNNNNNNIFNQEDLNNLFSHLFLIENWSSRININDKNEEAQRHTNDQIVKATSTSCNMLLQNSKSYCNAYINNKLCDENLNANYNKQSDDYIKYNSLKINHNNNIDTNLRNTLKQNEYCNLFSSNETFCDIYEDKYNDTYVSNHQDFYKDEHLNIYNHISDPISSYISSEETMNDEECFNELYKCIKEEITKKYENIYIY, from the coding sequence ATGTTATACAAAATGAATGTATCATCCGATATAAAATATCAATTTTcgaaaacaaaaatatgCAAACATTTTCTTGAACAGAAGTGTCTTAATACACATAATTGTAATTATGCTCATGTGCTAGGAGAATTGAGACCTCTTCCTAATTTAATGAACACAAAACTATGCAAAAGCTACAAGAAAAATATCCCTTGTACAAACCCTAATTGTACATATGCCCACAAAGTTGAGAACCTACAACCTACGACAGATATGTCTACTTATAAAACAAgtttatgttatttttggaagagaaaaaaatgtatgAATGAGGAAAAGTGTAGATTCGCCCATGGAATTGAAGAAATAAGACCTTTGAAAGTTCGAACACAAAAGGATATACACATAAAGCAaaaagatgataataataacaataataataataataataacaataataataataataataattataataacaataataataataataatagtagtagtagtagtagtaatGTGGATGgatttaataataataataataacatttttaatcAAGAAGATCTAAATAATCTTTTCTCAcatttatttcttattgAAAATTGGTCATCTCGAATAAATATTAACGacaaaaatgaagaagCACAAAGACATACAAATGATCAAATTGTAAAAGCCACATCAACATCTTGTAATATGTTATTACAAAATAGTAAGAGCTATTGTAatgcatatataaataataaattgtGTGATGAAAATCTTAATGCAAACTACAATAAACAATCAgatgattatataaaatataattcattaaaaataaatcataataataacatagACACAAATTTAAGAAATACTctaaaacaaaatgaatattgtaatttattttcttcaaaCGAAACTTTTTgtgatatatatgaagaTAAGTATAATGATACATATGTTTCAAATCATCAAGACTTCTATAAAGATGAGCAcctaaatatatacaaccATATTTCTGATCCCATATCTAGTTACATATCTTCTGAAGAAACAATGAACGATGAAGAGTGTTTTAAcgaattatataaatgtataaagGAAGAAatcacaaaaaaatatgaaaatatatatatctattaa
- a CDS encoding adenylate kinase, putative: MNENLENFSTIDLLNELKRRYACLSKPDGRYIFLGAPGSGKGTQSLNLKKSHCYCHLSTGDLLREAAEKKTELGLKIKNIINEGKLVDDQMVLSLVDEKLKTPQCKKGFILDGYPRNVKQAEDLNKLLQKNQTKLDGVFYFNVPDEVLVNRISGRLIHKPSGRIYHKIFNPPKVPFRDDVTNEPLIQREDDNEDVLKKRLTVFKSETSPLISYYKNKNLLINLDATQPANDLEKKISQHIDG; the protein is encoded by the exons ATGAATGAAAATTTAGAAAATTTTTCAACAATTGATTTGTTGAATGAATTAAAGAGGAGGTATGCATGTTTGAGTAAACCAGATGgtagatatatttttttaggTGCCCCAGGATCTGGAAAA GGAACACAATCCCTGAACCTTAAGAAGTCTCATTGTTACTGTCATTTATCAACAGGTGATTTGTTAAGAGAAGCAGCTGAGAAAAAAACGGAACTTGGACTTAAGATTAAGAACATCATAAATGAAGGGAAATTAGTTGATGATCAAATGGTGTTATCACTAGTAGATgagaaattaaaaacaCCTCAATGTAAAAAAGGATTTATTCTTGATGGATATCCAAGAAATGTAAAACAAGCTGAAGATTTAAATAAGCTACTACAAAAAAATCAAACAAAATTAGACGGtgtgttttattttaatgtACCTGATGAAGTTTTAGTTAATAGAATTAGTGGTAGATTAATTCATAAACCTTCCGGAAGAATTTATCATAAAATCTTTAATCCTCCAAAAGTTCCATTTAGAGATGATGTAACAAACGAACCATTAATACAAAGAGAAGATGATAATGAAgatgttttaaaaaaaagactAACGGTTTTTAAAAGTGAAACATCACCTTTAATAagttattataaaaataaaaatttactTATTAATTTAGACGCAACACAACCAGCAAATGAtttggaaaaaaaaatctcTCAACATATAGACggttaa
- a CDS encoding nucleolar protein 5, putative: protein MLILVETAAGYGLFKVENSKLIESDVKDIEKCFVTSEEARKNVSLYSFSKFKKFQNAFDETNKLMESKLGKGLKKFLKKNIIKPKLNEPLALCDKTLGGLIKKKYNINVTYTNSTQEIIRGIRTHLYELLVGVNEEDSKLLKLSLSHSLNRFKLKFSADKVDVMIVQAVGLLEDLDKEINVFSMRLKEWYGWHFPELGKVITDNKIYAKCVKLIGFRNNAKNVNLLEETTEEIQKEIKQLAEISMGTEIEDDDLNCINELADRLLELTDYRESLATYLKYRMNSIAPNLTYLVGDLVGAKLIAKAGSLMSLAKHPSSTLQILGSEKALFRALKTKSKTPKYGLIYHATLVGQTSPKLKGRISRSLAAKLSLCTRVDALGNFVEPSIAITCKSHLEKRLEYITSNLQKKLSNPNNNVKAQQQGQQNKYNPNQKNDGQNNFNSFNKRKSDFRFKREADKNNKKFIKKQKRK, encoded by the coding sequence atgCTCATTTTAGTTGAAACTGCTGCTGGATATGGACTTTTTAAAGTTGAGAATAGTAAATTAATTGAGTCAGATGTAAAAGATATTGAAAAATGTTTTGTTACTAGCGAAGAAGCAAGAAAGAATGTATCTTTGTACAGTTTTAgtaaatttaaaaagttTCAAAATGCATTTGAtgaaacaaataaattaatgGAATCGAAGTTAGGGAAAGGGTTAaagaaatttttaaaaaagaatataataaaaccTAAATTGAATGAGCCCTTGGCTTTATGTGATAAGACTCTGGGTGGAttgataaaaaagaaatataatataaatgtaacATATACGAATTCAACACAAGAAATTATAAGAGGAATACGTACGCATTTATACGAATTATTAGTAGGAGTAAATGAGGAAGATtctaaattattaaaattaagTTTATCACATTCATTAAATAgatttaaattaaaattcAGTGCTGATAAGGTAGATGTAATGATTGTTCAGGCAGTTGGGTTGTTAGAAGATTTagataaagaaattaatGTTTTTTCAATGCGTTTAAAAGAATGGTATGGTTGGCATTTTCCTGAGTTAGGTAAAGTAATAAcagataataaaatatatgcGAAATGTGTAAAATTGATAGGTTTTAGAAATAATGcaaaaaatgtaaatttATTAGAAGAAACAACAGAAGAAAtacaaaaagaaataaaacAATTAGCTGAAATATCTATGGGAACTGAAATCGAAGATGATGATTTAAATTGTATAAATGAATTAGCTGATAGATTATTAGAATTAACAGATTATCGTGAATCTTTAGcaacatatttaaaatatagaaTGAATTCTATTGCACCTaatttaacatatttaGTAGGTGATTTAGTTGGTGCAAAATTAATTGCAAAAGCAGGTTCTTTAATGTCTCTAGCTAAACATCCAAGTTCTACTTTACAAATACTAGGTTCAGAAAAAGCTCTCTTCAGAGCATTAAAAACCAAATCCAAAACACCCAAATATGGTCTTATATATCATGCAACATTAGTTGGACAAACCTCTCCTAAATTAAAAGGAAGAATAAGTAGATCTTTGGCTGCTAAATTATCTTTATGTACTAGAGTTGATGCACTAGGTAATTTTGTAGAACCTTCTATAGCTATTACATGCAAATCACATTTAGAAAAGAGACTAGAATATATCACAAGTAATTTAcagaaaaaattaagtaACCCAAATAATAACGTGAAAGCACAACAACAAGGacaacaaaataaatataatcctaatcaaaaaaatgatgGACAAAATAATTTCAACTCTTTTAATAAGAGGAAAAGTGATTTTAGATTTAAAAGGGAAGctgataaaaataacaaaaagTTTATAAAGAAGCAAAAAAGGaagtaa
- a CDS encoding diphthine synthase, putative has protein sequence MVLYIIGLGLGDEKDITIKGKELIEKSDVVYLETYTSILFVSKDVLEETYKKSIEEVDRDFAEENCDKILDEAKNKKVSFLVVGDPLCATTHHDIILRAKKKNIDVEIIHNTSIISAIGECGMQLYNFGPIVSIPYFEDNYKPTSYYDKIYINLKNNFHTLCLLDIKVKERTVENIMRNKKIYEPPRFMTINDSIEQLLYCEHIHKKNIITKNTLGIAIIQIGTDNQQIISGDLLTLKDISYNKPLHSLIICAPTLHDIEKEYFDLYLYNNMKK, from the coding sequence ATGGTGTTGTATATTATCGGTTTAGGTTTAGGGgatgaaaaagatataacaataaaagGTAAAGAATTAATCGAAAAGTCAGATGTAGTGTATCTAGAAACGTATACATccattttatttgtatctAAAGATGTATTAGAagaaacatataaaaaaagtatagAGGAGGTTGATCGTGATTTTGCGGAAGAAAATTGtgataaaatattagaCGAAGcaaaaaacaaaaaggTTTCTTTTCTTGTAGTTGGGGATCCTTTATGTGCTACTACTCATCACGATATAATTTTAAGAgcaaagaaaaaaaatattgacgtagaaattatacataatacATCCATAATTTCAGCAATAGGAGAATGTGGTATGCAGTTGTATAATTTTGGTCCAATCGTTTCTATTCCATATTTTGAAGATAACTATAAACCTACTAgttattatgataaaatttatataaacctaaaaaataatttccATACTTTATGTCTCTTAGATATTAAAGTGAAAGAAAGAACCgtagaaaatattatgagaaataaaaaaatatatgaaccTCCAAGATTTATGACGATTAATGATTCGATTGAACAACTTTTATATTGTGaacatatacataaaaaaaatataataacaaagAATACATTAGGAATAGCTATAATCCAAATAGGAACAGATAATCAACAAATTATATCTGGAGATTTATTAACATTAAAAGacatatcatataataaaccTTTACATTCTTTGATTATATGTGCACCTACATTACATGATATTGAAAAGGAATATTTTGATCTTTACCTCTacaataatatgaaaaaataa
- a CDS encoding tubulin beta chain, putative: MREIVHIQAGQCGNQIGAKFWEVISDEHGIDPSGTYCGDSDLQLERVDVFYNEATGGRYVPRAILMDLEPGTMDSVRAGPFGQLFRPDNFVFGQTGAGNNWAKGHYTEGAELIDAVLDVVRKEAEGCDCLQGFQITHSLGGGTGSGMGTLLISKIREEYPDRIMETFSVFPSPKVSDTVVEPYNATLSVHQLVENADEVQVIDNEALYDICFRTLKLTTPTYGDLNHLVSAAMSGVTCSLRFPGQLNSDLRKLAVNLIPFPRLHFFMIGFAPLTSRGSQQYRALTVPELTQQMFDAKNMMCASDPRHGRYLTACAMFRGRMSTKEVDEQMLNVQNKNSSYFVEWIPHNTKSSVCDIPPKGLKMAVTFVGNSTAIQEMFKRVSDQFTAMFRRKAFLHWYTGEGMDEMEFTEAESNMNDLVSEYQQYQDATAEEEGEFEEEEGDVEA; this comes from the exons aTGAGAGAAATTGTTCATATTCAAGCTGGCCAATGTGGAAATCAAATAGGTGCAAAGTTTTGGGAAGTCATTTCTGATGAGCATGGAATAGATCCC AGTGGTACCTATTGTGGGGACAGTGACTTACAGTTAGAAAGAGTTGATGTTTTTTACAACGAAGCAACAGGAGGTAGATATGTTCCAAGAGCTATATTGATGGACTTGGAACCTGGTACTATGGATAGTGTTCGTGCTGGTCCCTTTGGTCAATTATTTCGTCCAGATAATTTTGTGTTTGGTCAAACAGGTGCAGGAAATAATTGGGCTAAAGGACATTATACTGAAGGTGCTGAATTGATAGATGCAGTTTTAGATGTAGTTAGAAAAGAAGCAGAAGGTTGTGATTGTTTACAAGGATTTCAGATTACTCATTCATTAGGTGGTGGTACAGGTAGTGGTATGGGTACTTTGTTGATTAGTAAAATAAGAGAGGAGTATCCTGATCGTATTATGGAAACATTTTCTGTATTTCCATCACCAAAAGTTTCTGATACTGTTGTTGAACCATATAATGCTACATTATCGGTTCATCAGTTGGTTGAAAATGCTGATGAAGTTCAAGTTATCGATAATGAAGCTTTATATGACATATGTTTTAGGACTCTTAAATTAACAACACCAACATATGGAGATCTAAATCACCTTGTATCAGCTGCAATGTCAGGTGTTACCTGTTCGTTAAGATTTCCTGGTCAACTTAACAGTGACTTAAGAAAATTAGCTGTTAATTTGATCCCATTCCCACGTTTACATTTCTTTATGATCGGGTTTGCTCCTTTAACTAGTAGAGGCAGTCAACAATACAGAGCTCTAACTGTGCCGGAGTTAACACAACAAATGTTCGACGCAAAAAATATGATGTGCGCAAGTGATCCAAGACATGGAAGATATTTAACTGCATGTGCTATGTTTAGAGGAAGAATGTCCACAAAGGAAGTTGACGAGCAAATGTTAAACgttcaaaataaaaactcATCTTATTTTGTCGAATGGATTCCTCACAACACAAA atcAAGTGTTTGTGATATTCCACCTAAGGGATTAAAAATGGCTGTTACTTTTGTAGGAAACTCAACCGCCATTCAAGAAATGTTCAAAAGAGTTTCTGATCAATTTACTGCTATGTTTAGAAGAAAAGCCTTTTTGCACTGGTATACTGGAGAAGGTATGGACGAGATGGAATTTACAGAAGCTGAATCAAATATGAATGATTTAGTTTCAGAATATCAACAATATCAAGATGCTACAGCAGAAGAGGAAGGAGAATttgaagaagaagaaggAGACGTAGAAGCCTAA